The window CCATGTATACTAATCTAGGTATCCAATGTTACCCGGCCCTTCAAaacaccttgtcctcaaggtgtgCTTACAAACATGATCACAAAATTGGGtccctccttcttcttcttcttcttcttcttcttcttcttcttcttttttctttttttagtagATATGTAGGCTTGCTTGCTTAATAATTTTTAACAAAGATGCAACTTTCACAACGAAAAACATAACTCCACCATAGAACACATGCATTGCTCTGAGACCAAAACTAGCAATAGTACGACATAAGAAATTCTTGcccttcatttcttctttaaTCATTCCGGCTGCAAAAAAGGCCATATCCCTCTCACTCGCGGCATTAACCATTAACTATACATGCCCTCACCTTCTTGCATTTGCTCAGATCGTTCGTGTTTTCATCCCCTTCAGACTTGTTCGTTTTACCTTCTACCTTGATTTCCTTCAATGTCGTATCTCCTCCTTCGATGATACTCTCAATCGTCGGTCCTCCACTCGACAATCCTTCCATTATTCCAGAGATTGTCGAACTGTCCTTCACTGTTCCTTTGATGCATGTTAACAACAGTTGTTGTTTTTCCAACTGGATGTCCAGTCTTTCGATACTCTTCGTCTTCGTCAATGACGGTAGCCTCTCTTCAATCGCTGATAATTTATGCAATTTTACTTGTATTCCCGCGATCTCCTGGTCGAACTTTTCCAACCTCTCTTCAATTCTTTTCTGCTCCATCTCCTTACAGATTCCCAAGTATAATTTGGTCTAATACCAATTTGTTAGAACACTTGCTAACAAGAACAAGATCTTGACTTATTATAACGAACTATAAGAAAATGCAAGATAAACCCAAGTATAAGGCACTTCGAACCTCCCTCTTGAGTACTCTCACCCAAGCCCTAAACCACTCCAAAGAATAATCTCACTCTCTCACTTACCCTCCCTCCATTTATAACAAGATGTAAACACCCTAGTAACCACATTGGCATAATAACTACTAGTAACTTCCCAAGTATCCAATTACCCTTATACCCCTAACCCTATACTAACCAAATTACCCTTATACAAGATAAACTCATGTATACCAATCTAGGTATCCTTGATatgaaaaaacaaataaagGCCCAACAAGGTTCAATCATAAAATCAATGGCCACTAAGAAGTAGCCCATGTATCTTTTAAAAATTGTGAGGTCTCCTCATCTTTTCAATACGGAATCCTCAACATGCCCTTTAAGACAATACAATTTGGTCTTCAATCTCTTGATACCGCATCAGATAAGCAGTCGATTATGAAGGAGTACTTCATAAACCTTTCCAAGATTGTGCCGCTAATCTTTTCAAGCTGGGATCCTCgaccaaaaagaaaaggaaaaacagtTTTGTCCAACCTCAACATACATATAAAGGCAGAATTGGAAAGGTTGACTACCACCAttcataaagaaagaaagaaattaatgGTAAAAGCAAAAATTAACCTCACGATATCATCACCAATCTCTGGAGTAATGCTGATGCTCCTTCTTCTTAATCGACGAGCTTCTGACGTTGAAGTTGAAGCACCATCTGATCTGTAGCTaaataaaaaaggaagaaatacAGTTATCATGAATAAATAACACGATAACTGGAAAAACATTTTGATTCTCAGCGCATAGTTACAGTTGCTATTCTATTTTTGTATTTCAATATCTTTAAGGACCACTCCAAAGTTTTAGTTCTAGTCCATGTCCAAGGTGAAAACAATCTCAACGCATAGTTATGAACTCTCCACAAGATAACTACACATTTTGCAACTATTTTTCCTTAAGTAATAAAATGCCAAACTACAGGATGCTAGAAATTTATATGATTGGTGTTTTCTTATCTCTATCGATCCATATTACGTAAAGAGAAAATGTATAGAAATAAGCCACGGCATTGCTATTCTAAATTTATAGAATCAAGCCAGATGCCACAATATGTGAACATGTCTTTCTTCCAAACCAAAATCAGGTATATGTGGTCCGCTACATGATAGTATAAAATTAGGATAAGAGATAACCCACTAATAATGAAGATAGAGTAAACCTTGAAGTAGAGACATCGTCAGAAAAATCTCTGAAGGCTTTCCTATCCCCACTAAGCATAGACCGGCCACGAGCCCGAAATGAAGGATGCTCTGGACTGCAGAAAGAAAGGCAATTGAAAACATAACCGAATTAATATAACAGAAGACTATATTTCCTCAAATATAAAAGCTCATTTTCATAAGAGATCATGAAGGAATACTATCAGAAACCAAATACTTAAGGATGactatttttataatatatacataGGAAACAAAACATAATGATACGATGAAATGGGATACAAAAAACATCAGATAATGAGAGTTTATAAACAATCATTACAAAAAGGAAGACAATTTGCCTAAGTGCCACAAGATGGAATTACAGAAATTCACTGCTCCAGAGCTAATTTCAATATCTTAATCAGCAGGAGGGAgggaaaaaaaactaaaaaatccTCCTTGTTTTCCCTCCAAAAGTACTTGAGTATAAACCATCAAAATTCATCATACTAAAACTACATGGTCTTATTTGCCTTCAGCCATATCTATCAACTCTTCTACAAAACCTAAATTTACAAGCTTATGAAGATCATGTCAGTTGAACTAACATTTATTGTTAAATTACCCAGAAAGGGCCGAGAACAACATACATAAAAGGATAAAATTATTGATCATTGTAAACCTCTAGCTAGGGttgtcataaaatatatatGATTAAGAGAATTTATTTGAATGGAGAAAATAAACTTCTAACACCATAAAACGATGGCCACATTATCCAAGAACAAGAATTCAAGAAAGACCTTGAACTAGCAGTCCGCTGTTCAGCAATATCCTTTCTCCGACTACGTCGCCAAAATGCATTTGCAATATTAGGTTCACTATGTGATAAACTGAGAGATTTGAAAATAAGATACAATAACAGAAATCTCAGTGTATTTCTTGCATCTTTGCATCAGAAAGAGATTTTTGAGAAAAAACAAGAGAGACAATTCAGTAGAAGTAACCAAGAAATAAATGGTTTTGTTAACTAAAGTTGCTTGGGAATGCTTATTGGAACAGCTTATTACCTCAGTTTCCTGTCAAGTGCTGTATTTGATCGCAACATCATATTGCGCAATGAATGACCATGTGCATTTGAAGCTGCATCAAATTTTCTGTGGAATTGGAGGCTCTCATCTTTCTCAACACTATCACAAAAAGGGATCTAGCTCAACAAGGTACAATAAATCACATACATAaacctaaaattttaaattttgaggaACCAGAGGTTTAACTTATATGCAACATCCCACCTGTCAGGATCAACTCTTTCCGAGAAACCATAAAGAGGACTATTAGGTTCTAGTGGCGAATCACAGGAGTCGTTTTCTGCAGAATCGCTTTCACCAGCAGCAGAAATATGGGTCATAAAAATGGCCTTAGTTGACCGAGGTAACAACTGGCCAGGAAACCGCATCAGATCAACAACTAGTTCCACAGAATTCAACACAACTGTCACAGACATATGCTTGTATGAATCTACGCACCCAATAGCCCCCTCATTTGGCAAGCCCtgaacaaaataaaaatgttaatgAGGAATTGTCGGGATGGCATTTGACAAAGCAAATAACTAATCTATCGTCAgttgtgaaaagaaaaaagcaatCGGTAATTCACAAATAGATAAAGGGGAATTTACAGGAAGGAACAAACTACttcattaaataaatcaaagttTAGAGCTTACCACCATGAGACGGCTTTCAAGCCCTACAGTGTCTGCCAGAGCCTTAAATAAGATAGCTCTAGGACGACAAGaaccaaattttatttttccaagCAATTGAATGCCTCTATCCTCGAACAAGTGGGAGGTTTCTTCAAGAGCACCTTTTGCTGGACTTTCTAAAATTGGTCGTTTATAGAAATCAGAAACCTGAAAAGGTGGAGTAAGAAAGAGGAATGGATACCCTGTGagcaatagaaaaagaaatatatacaCAAAATTTCAGAAACCTGCGAATATAGATGGAAAAACAGGGATAGTCGGCCATCAGTAATGAAGAAAAGAAGTTAAGACTTCTTCAGGAGATAAAGAAATGCCTAAAGAAAAGGTTGACGACATAAACTTGTGCAAGGAATTAGATTTCCGACGCTCTATAAAATCCATCTTAATTGTCACTACAAACAGTTTGTTAAACAAACTATTCTGTTACAGAAAGAGTATACCACATCTAGAAGTTCACAACTGGCAGCATAGCAATTCAGAAAACCTACGCAGGTTAACCCAAAGAAGGCTAAGTAACAAATGGTCTCTAACTGGGTAAAATACTAGCCACAGAAATTGAATAATTATCCATGACGCTATAAGATCAACTTCAGTTTGAAGGCACATGAATACCAATTAACAATATTCCTTTTCTCCATGTCAATGAGTTGGGGCGTAGAAAGTTGAGAGGATTGAAGCATCTAGTTCAGATGCTTATATTATTTTGAGGGGGGGAAGAACAAAAGATGGAGATTCTGAACTTGACACTAAATAGTAGGTATCTAGTTCAGATCTTTCCTTTCATTAGCATTCTCGGATAGCTCATTGTATATGATATTAACATCTGAAACACCATTCCTAGTATTAGAAGGGAAATGCAGTGGAATTCAAAGGAGAAACTGTTGAAGATTTTCAATAAGGGGTATTAGCAAGAAATAAGACTACTAAGATGCTTCTCACCAGTCCAGCAATCTTCTTGATAATTGCAGCTGGATTTGAATTCAATCCTTTAACCAGTGTCAAGATCAGTTGCTTCAGCATAGAAAGCTTTTTATCTTTCTCTGTCTCCACAAGAATAACATCATTCCTGTAACCTTCGGCCTCCAAAGCACGAAGCTCGTCCAGGGAAGGAATGCTGTGAAACCGCTCTTTTAGCCTTTTATCCTGTGCATAGATGATTATGGAATTGGTTTAGGCTCTAGTTCGTAGAACCAAGTTACAAGGAAAAAATTATGAACATAAATCCCGCCAGTTGCCAAAAGAACTGCATTAAAATTATCAGTGAAAATGTACTACGTTAAATTAATGAGCATATAAACAAGGAAACATGATGCAGGATCCATAAAAACAGACAACGCTCATGAAGTTTCTCCAtggaaagagaaattaaatgGTAGAAGTTATTTTAGTGGTAAAGACAGCATACCAGAATAACAGAATAGAACCCATCTGGAATAGGTTCACAAAGCATTCCAGTACTCCAGAGAATTTGAGATGCTCTCTGAGGCGAGAACACATCTTGGTCAGAATTGATGATCTCTTCCTTTTCATTTACAATATCTTCCCGAGGGCCCAAAGAAACAGATCCAAATTTCTCCTCAAAATCAGAAGACCACCATGAAGAAGCATTGGATGGGGCTTGCTCTGATGGTGCAACATCATCTCGCTGATCCTCCATGCCTTAAAATGTTTAGAATATAAAACCATTTCACCAAGTAGTTTCTATTTCTACCCCCATATAAGGTGCAATCGAACTTACATACTCCTCAGTCAACAAAAACCACTGAAAAAACCCTTTAAGGTTTCCCCAATATCTTCAAGCTGGATGGCATAATACCCGAGAAACAGGAACGTCAAAATGATTGGGCATAAGCACTAACAATGAGAACaaacaaaaagcaaaaaaagaaagaaaagaaaaacgaaagaaagGACATTAAGAAAGTCATGCTTACACAAGGAAACGAAGCAGAAATCAGAGACCCCagtaaaacaaaaaacaagacccacaaatacaataaaagctaaatcatcatcatcattatcatAATCAAGATCAAAATATGACATCCCATATACAAAAACAGGAATAACccagagaaaaagaaaaacccattTGAGAAAATGCGCAAAAGAAAGGAATTAAAGAGAAATTACAGACCTGAAGAAGTACGAAAAGGGAGGAATGAGGAGAGTGGTAAAGTAGGGGAAGAATGTGGGAAGGGGGATCGGAGGGAATTGAGAATGAATCTTGAAGAAGATGAGGATTTGATTTGATAGAAAGCGATGGAGTGAGTTTGAGAATCACgtgaaatggaaatggaaatggaaatggaagaaggaagaagaaaggtaAAGAAGGGGGTAAGGGTTTGGGTTCTGAATTTTTTCTCCGGGACACCTCTCTCCGACAGCCAGCTGGCGAACGGGGTGGCTTACCAACATCCACACCTTCCTCCGCGTGAACCCTTTTAATTCCCTCCTCCCCCtcttctcattttctttttttttataaaagtcATTTTTACTTCTAAACTTTTCTCAAAATATTAATTTGCCCTCTAACTTTCATTCGTAGTAATTTAGATAGGTTTGATTTGAGATTTTTTGTTCCTAAGTTAGATTTTAGTGGGTATATTATTATATGAGAAAATAATTCTGCGACTAACATGAATATCAAAGTAAGGAATGTGATTtaacattaataataaaatagcaAACCTCAACTCTTTGAATTATTGGTACATCAAAGCAGAGTTTTTTTACCGCTCAACTCAACTCAATTGGGCGCCAAATGTCTCCTAGGGAAactaaaaattatcaaaaattagatttagttgttattattttactatgtagattttgtattttgtaaaaatatttagtctctaattactttattttttatttatgtaaAGAATTTGATTAAATGTTAATACTAATTTTTACAATAGTGATTCAATTGATACAAATTTTAAACAGTAGTGATTAAATTGTTACATAGTAAAGCATACaaattaaattgttacaaaaataaaagaacacggactaaattgttacaaacaAAAGTTTAGAGGTCAAATTGTTACTTCTTGAAATTTACGGTATTGATAGATTCGATTATAAGTTCGTAAATTATCAATCAATCCAAAAGCTTAAGTTTATGAGTGGAGATGAATTTAATTATACATCATTTAACAATCAACTTCACTTGTGGGTTGGAGAGAAAATAGCATTGCAAGGAATTGAAGATAGAACATCGTAAACCACATTACTCTAATGCCATCTTAAATCGTCAATTAACTTAAGAGTAATGTGGTTCATGATGTAGTGTCTTCAAGCCACTTATTTACTCCCCATTTAATATTGAATTTTCACTTATGAGGAAATTTCTTCAATTTTTGAATTCATAAGTGATAGTGAAAGTCGAatgatttataattaaaatttgtacCCGCTTTTGTTATTATGTTTAACTCATGTAGAAACTTATATGACAAGTTACTAAACTtctaattttggatttaattaatttaaggaCCTCCACTTTGTATATAATGAATTTCTTGATTTATTaaacttctttttaattttaaaaatatattaaacaagAATTTGAAGATTTATTGACTTATTATGTACTTAGAATTTATccaaaaaattgaaactattttgcaaagtaacaaaaaaagaaaataacgaATTTGATAAATTTGGTTATATTCGTAAATAATTTCAACTTTTTGCTACATTTCAAAACTTCTCATACATGTTcatcaaacatattttaaaaagttgaaaaactaaatttataatttaataatgTCCTTATTTacacatttttaaaataattaatagtgAAGACAGAAAATGTAAAGTTTTAAAATAGAACAAATTGCAAAAATCTTTTCTAAAATATGGTAATTTGGATTATactcttaaactttcaaaatcaAAAATCGAGTCCTTAAActtatttagattttaaattcaGATTCTTAAAATTAGACCCATCAAACTTGCgatacttttttctttttaaaaaatattttctgaAAATGAACCCACTGTTCAATAGTCAGTCCTTCCTTCAAAATAGGAAAAAGCTCGATAGTTCAATCATCTTAGCCAATAAGAGTTGGGACCCTACTTTTGAAAATAAACTACTAAAAGAAATCTTTCAGTTTAGTGTCCaagtcgatactctgattttctcttgaactatagtaattttttttgataaaatcattcaattatttattttggagATTAGATTGTAGATCGGATGCCGATCTTCCTTCTTTCTCCCGGGGGGAATCCTTCCCTCTTAAATAAGTAAAGGTCTTTAGGGACCAAACCTATTCCTTAGCCTTTCTCTTGGACCTCCTATTCTTTTCATGCAATGAAATATGGGGGTTCTTTACGCCCCCTCTTCCCACCTCCCGATATTCTCCTTCAAATTGTGTTGATTTTATAATTTTggttattcaaattttattattgatgGGTTCAATTTTTACAATCAACGGAAACTTGAACGTCCAATTTTGacacttttaaaagtttagagttTCAACTTGAAAGTTTGAGACTATAATTGAAATTTATCGTATCATAAGAATAGTTATTGTAATTtaccttttaaaatattattcaaTTGTTTGAAGAAAAAACTCCTATGcaaatatatgaaataatatacaaatgttttaatttattatccattataataaccaaaacaaaaagGTAAATTTTCATAACTATAATAAGACACCAAAATATTTGCGGCCtatttaataaaattcaaaaGCCTATGAAACCCGTAAAagattttcataaatttcatatttgtccTTGGTATTGCAGACAattcgtcacttctctttctttttttttttttttttttcaatttattcatcttctcttctatATTTCTTCGGCTCATCTTCtagattttatttcttttacttttattcatcttttttttttctttctttcttctatttttattcatcttctttttctttcttctttcatcttctctttctttctttcagcTCCTCTTccagaatatcaagatcgtttaaatattactttgatatgatctaaactaTCGCTTATCTAGTcagcacgatcgtttagcatggtcaacatgatcatttagatttaaagctcttttcccatcgtttaaaaagaactatttGATCGTGTGGatataatctaaacgatcgcttacctagtcaacatgattgtttagatttgaaaccaTTTTCTTgtcatttaaaaagaactacacgatcatgtgaATATGATCTAATTGATCGCTTACCTAGTCAACATGATtatttagcatggtcaacacaatcgtttagatttgaagctttttttccatcgtttaaaagaaCCAcacaatcgtatggatatgatGTAAACAATCACGTACCATAGTCAGCCCAATCGTTTAGCGTGGTcaacataatcgtttagattcgaagtatttttttcctatcattaaaaaaaactacacggTCGTGTTGATATtacctacacgatcgtgtatcatttcctacacgagtgcgtatcatgatcgtttaggaGAAGAATTACACGCGCGCATGTGATTGATTAATCTCTATTGACTATGGCATTTTTTGGTCTTTTCCATTGTGGGTCTGTagatttttttcgttttcaaaattgttctatacagtgtaaatattttttcggcttgttatactttttttaaaaaaacccaaaCATAAACGGATTCATGTATTACATTATTCAAacttaatataaaatataaataaaataaaatagtgcaCATAAAAATAAGGAgttttttcaataataataataaaaaatacaaactatttatactttACAGCAAAAAACCATTAAATGACATAAACTCATTACACTTTATTTTGTCATAAAGTGTACATAGCTTGtccatttttccatttttgataATTCTCCTAAAAATAACTTGATTTTACTATAAAAAAAAacgtaattttattaagattaatttgcataaatgtaacaaaacacgaAAATATTTATGACCCACGTAACAAAAAGCAAAAACTCATGAAGTCGgtacaatattttcataatttccaGATTCGTCTTTAAATATTGTGACGATTTgtcacttttctttcttcttcttctttgcgatttatctATCTTTTCTTCCAGATTTATTCAGCTCCTCTCccatattttctttcttatattttaaaacaatttattcttttgtttaaatctCATATTTTATCTTCACCATTTTTCGGCAAGATTCTTTGAAGCTACTTCATTTTCCTCCTATTCAAGAATATTaatatcgtttaaatatcactaTGACATGATctaacgatcgtttaccattgtcaacacaATTGTATACCATGGTCAAcaacgtttagatttgaagtcattttttcgttgtttaaaaaaactacacaatcatatggatatgatttaaacgattgtttacgatagtcaacatgatcatttagatttgaagcatgttttctatcgttaaaaagaactacatgatcatttTGATACTACTTACACGACTACGTATCATTatctacacgattgtgtagcatgatcgtttagaagaagattacaCACCTGTGGTCGATTAATCACGTATTAACGgtgacatttttggtatttctcaTTGTGAGGCTGTGaactttttttcgtttttagaattattttatatggtgcaaatattttagtttcttattatattttttaaaaaaacctctTTTATTAGTTCCTAGTCTAACATTTTTCTAATCTGTTATACTTTCCTTATTTTTCTGTTTCATTTCGTAGGCTAGTTGTCTAAAAAAATATCATTGTATTTTTCTCATTCTAAAATCTTTCTTACATTTTTAATTAacttcttttcctcttccatATTTGGAATTTTCAATAAccatttttctctaaaatatttatgttatatatatttgCTGTGTGTTAACATTTATAAAACCCTGCTATTTATACAATTACTACCATTTTATTAAGAAATTCACGAGTTATTTGTTAGAGAATCTAAATTTTGCTTTATATTTTCAGTTTTATTGAGTTCAACATATATGTGTTTGATGGACAATCCATATTCTATTTCTAAAAATTTTTTTCGGATTATTTGATCAAACATTGTAGATTCTTATAACAacttttttatgtttatatcatccagaatttgaattttacctttaaaaaacaaaattatattagATGCATGTAAAATTAACATTTCATGTtataaactcttttttttttttgttttttaaaaaatataagaaacCGGCAAATATTTACCCTTTATggaataatttcaaaaatggaaaaactTTTATATTTGGCCAATGATCTTGTGccaatatcatttagatttggctacaaaaTCGtgtacctaaatctaaacgatcacgtaccaaatataaaagaatctATAAGATCGCATACCAAAtgtaaatcttttatatttggtatacgattgtttgATTTGGCTACAAAATCgtgtacccaaatctaaacgatcatgtaccaatatctcaacgattttttatatttggtcCACGATCTCgtaccaatatcgtttagatttggtacatgataatatatccaaatctaaatgatcatgtaccaatatccaatgatttttgttcaagatcgtgtactaaagtcttttatatttggtacacgatcttgaacaaaataacactttgaaaaataaaaaaacaatacaagattgatgattgattgaaaataaatatcacgatttttcaaaaaaatataaaagaagaagtggaaagaataagagaagagagaagaagGGAGAAATTGGAGTCGCACGAAATTCAAAAGCGGCAAgaacaaacctggaatattaaaaaaatggtcGGATTCATAgacattttgattttgttacacagaTTGTAAATATTGTGGTGTTTTTTTGTATTTGTGAAAAttaatcttattttttaatataatatctattatgtaatgtattataaattatataatatgaCAAAATAATAACTGTATAaatttttaggttaaattacGAACTTGGTTTCTATggttttaaatatataaaattaatctttatggtttatatttaaaatttattttcttttatatgaTAAAATCATAGAAAATAATCTCATTTGGTAGAAACTATTTACGAAGGTTTTCaaacaataaaatttatatatgaaattttgtcaaattataaactaaattttaactttttccaAATAAGATTTACAATGGCAAAATTTATTTatgtacttttctttttttacaaaaataataagCTATCCTTCGTCTCGATTGAGAATCCAGATAGGGATCGAAAATATCGAAAATGTAATAAGGGTCGTtttctatttataatttatagttTGCATTCTATGAAATCATCTTTGAAGATTGTAAACAACATACTGCAATACATTCatcaaatgaaagaatacattgattcaaaattgaatttacAACTGAATTCCAGAAATACAAACAATCTTttaaaagtttttgtttttttttaataaagtttaAGTTCTTGGTGGGCTAGTTAACCTTTTAAGTTTGTGTTTAAATCTGTATTACTAATCTGGCAGTTATTTAttaatacttttaaattttagaatcttGTCAATCAATAATTGGACAAACTTATTTAACTCCAAATTTTCTTGAGCGAATCAATTCAAATCctattttgtttgaaaaatattgcgtcaaaattataataattttaattagatTCCTAAATTAACATAAGTACATCAATACatcttttcaataataataaaaaaaaaattcaatacatGCCTTTTATACAAGACAGTCTTTATATAAATCATCAATGTATCAATTGATTCCTCAGAAGGTTGTGTTTAATTAATAAAACTATATATCTCATAAAATGTGTCCAAATGAAAATGTGAATTATTTTAagattatttttcttaaatataataaaggaaaacttacataaaATGTAATGAaattgtaaactatttacggtccgttTAACAAAACCTATAagtttaaccattttttaaatattccaggtttgcccttccatttttctattcttcttcgctatttgtcttcttcttgttatttcgtcttcctacgatttcgtctttcttcttttctctttttcttttctgcgatttctttccatcatctttcttattttttaattctttatttatgccgtttaatctttccatcttttttcttcttttcctcttcgttttttgcgcttcgatttctttccatcgtctttctattttgctctgatttctttccattgtatttcttttttctttttttttttatgcgtttacatttggtaaccaaatctaaacgactgtgtataagacCGTGTACaccaaaatagcaaaatctaaaagatcttgtataaagaatcttgaaaaataatcatttagattggaatagccaaatgtaaacgatcgtgtaaaaagtaaaagattgtgtataaagaatcttgaaaaaaaatcatttagattggagtagccaaatataaacgatcgtttactttttaaacgatcgtgtaaaaaaaataaaagatcgtgtataaaaaattttgaaaaaaaatcatttggattggaatagacaaatgtaaacgatcgtgtaaaaaaagtaaacgatcatgtaaataaatctaaacgatcatgtaccaaaagaattaaaaaaatcatttagatttgggtctccaagtctaaatgatcgtataacaaaattaaacgatgaaattgaaaagataaactatagtcatatctaaatgatcgcgtataaattgtagccatatctaaacgatcgatcatgtataaattgtagccatatcgcgttgtaaccatatctaaatgatcacatataaattatagtcatatctaaacgatcgcgtataaattatagccatatata is drawn from Cucumis melo cultivar AY chromosome 11, USDA_Cmelo_AY_1.0, whole genome shotgun sequence and contains these coding sequences:
- the LOC103490492 gene encoding serine/threonine-protein kinase EDR1 isoform X3, whose product is MEDQRDDVAPSEQAPSNASSWWSSDFEEKFGSVSLGPREDIVNEKEEIINSDQDVFSPQRASQILWSTGMLCEPIPDGFYSVILDKRLKERFHSIPSLDELRALEAEGYRNDVILVETEKDKKLSMLKQLILTLVKGLNSNPAAIIKKIAGLVSDFYKRPILESPAKGALEETSHLFEDRGIQLLGKIKFGSCRPRAILFKALADTVGLESRLMVGLPNEGAIGCVDSYKHMSVTVVLNSVELVVDLMRFPGQLLPRSTKAIFMTHISAAGESDSAENDSCDSPLEPNSPLYGFSERVDPDSVEKDESLQFHRKFDAASNAHGHSLRNMMLRSNTALDRKLSRRKDIAEQRTASSSPEHPSFRARGRSMLSGDRKAFRDFSDDVSTSSYRSDGASTSTSEARRLRRRSISITPEIGDDIVRAVRAMNETLKQNRLLRGQEDDRSFSHPSNERNSSSDVRRNDQVGSQRAISLPSSPHVYRGQTSDGIGHSAYGNDELTFKWTKVLESFSLNDKPLLPYPEWNIDYSELTVGIRIGIGFFGEVFRGIWNGTDVAIKVFLEQDLTPENIEDFCNEISILSRLRHPNVILFLGACTKPPRLSMITEYMEMGSLYSLIHLSGQKKKLSWRRRLKMLRDICRGLMCIHRMKIAHRDLKSANCLVNKHWTVKICDFGLSRILTDAPARGSPSAGTPEWMAPELFRNEPFTEKCDIFSLGVIMWELCTLNRPWEGVPPERVVYAVGTEGSRLEIPEGPLGRLISDCWAEPNERPSCEEILSRLLDCEYSLS
- the LOC103490492 gene encoding serine/threonine-protein kinase EDR1 isoform X2 → MEDQRDDVAPSEQAPSNASSWWSSDFEEKFGSVSLGPREDIVNEKEEIINSDQDVFSPQRASQILWSTGMLCEPIPDGFYSVILDKRLKERFHSIPSLDELRALEAEGYRNDVILVETEKDKKLSMLKQLILTLVKGLNSNPAAIIKKIAGLVSDFYKRPILESPAKGALEETSHLFEDRGIQLLGKIKFGSCRPRAILFKALADTVGLESRLMVGLPNEGAIGCVDSYKHMSVTVVLNSVELVVDLMRFPGQLLPRSTKAIFMTHISAAGESDSAENDSCDSPLEPNSPLYGFSERVDPDSVEKDESLQFHRKFDAASNAHGHSLRNMMLRSNTALDRKLSLSHSEPNIANAFWRRSRRKDIAEQRTASSSPEHPSFRARGRSMLSGDRKAFRDFSDDVSTSRSDGASTSTSEARRLRRRSISITPEIGDDIVRAVRAMNETLKQNRLLRGQEDDRSFSHPSNERNSSSDVRRNDQVGSQRAISLPSSPHVYRGQTSDGIGHSAYGNDELTFKWTKVLESFSLNDKPLLPYPEWNIDYSELTVGIRIGIGFFGEVFRGIWNGTDVAIKVFLEQDLTPENIEDFCNEISILSRLRHPNVILFLGACTKPPRLSMITEYMEMGSLYSLIHLSGQKKKLSWRRRLKMLRDICRGLMCIHRMKIAHRDLKSANCLVNKHWTVKICDFGLSRILTDAPARGSPSAGTPEWMAPELFRNEPFTEKCDIFSLGVIMWELCTLNRPWEGVPPERVVYAVGTEGSRLEIPEGPLGRLISDCWAEPNERPSCEEILSRLLDCEYSLS